The following DNA comes from Megalobrama amblycephala isolate DHTTF-2021 linkage group LG20, ASM1881202v1, whole genome shotgun sequence.
CTCTGGTCTTTACCCGGGCCTCCAGCTTCTGCAGGATCTTCTTGCCTCCCTTCATGGCGGTCTGCTCGGCCTCCTCCAGCctgctgctggtgtctctgatCTGCTGCTCCAGGCTCTTCTTGACGCGCTCCAGGTGTGTGACGTGCTCCTGCTCCACACGCAGCTCCTCCGCCACACGCGCCGCCTGCGGGACAGCACAGCTTcagcacgtgtgtgtgtgtgtctgtgtgtgtgtgtgtgtttgtgtaggcATCACCGCACCTCACAGGCTGATTTCTTGGCCTTGTCGTTGGCTGATCTCAGTTCAGTTTGCAGCTCCTCGTGCTCCTGCATCAGCTGCTGAATGTCCACCTCCAGCTTCCTCTTGCCGCTGGACACAGACTGAAGCTGAGAGGAAACACCTCCGGTCACTTACAGAAGTTTAACTAGAGAAAGAAATGAAAGTTAAGAGGGTCTCTGTGGGTCAGCACCTGTCCGTCCAGCTGGTTATATTTGTCGTTGGTCTCGTGCAGCTCCGTCTCCAGGCTCTTGCGGATCCTCTCGGCGGCGTCCAGCGCGGCGCGGCTCTCCTCTCCCTCGGTGACCAGCAGGGTGCAGCGGCGCTCCAGCAGCGTCTGCTCCTCCCTCAGCTGCTCCTGCACACGCGCCTCCTCCTCCAGCTGACCCTGCAGCTCCTGCGGGACACACACCGACAtcctgagtgtgtgagtgtgtgtgtgtgtctgtgtgtgttttaacaggggttttcaaactggggGCTGGgagaaaaattgtaaaaaaaaaataaaataaaataataataataaaaaattaaaaaatattaataaatatatatcattagatttaaaataaataaataaatattgtgatcaaaataaaaaatatattagttgATTTTAatctattaaataaatataaataaatacataaataaaattgtgattgcaataaaaatataagttattctattaaatatattagatttgtatattgtataaaataaatagaaaaatttattaatataaataaacaaacaaattaatttaatttgtgattagttactaatcttttaaataaattacaataaaataaatgaaaagtcTAGAGAAAAAtcgtaaaaacatttttaaataaaataataaaaataatgataataatattaataaatgaataagattaaaatgagtaaatatataaattagatttaaaataaataaataaataaatatcatgatcaaaataaaaaatatagtagTTGGTTTTAatctattaaataaattaaaataaataaataaataaaattgtgattgcaataaaaacaaaatgttgtatattgtataaaataaataaatagaaaaatgtgttaatagaaataaacaaacaaataaattaatttaatttgtgattagttattaatctattaaataaatttgaataaattaaataaatgaataaaattgtgattaaaataaaaaatagttacTTAGTAATCTATTagattagattaaaataaataaaaaattaattactataaataaacaaacattagattacaattaaataaataaaaataaaacatttagcaGTAAAACTTAATATGAAGTGATGATGAAGTTTGGGGCTCTGTGGATCTGATCTCCAGCTCTTcatcatgttctccagcatgaGAGTGAAGGACAGACCTTGATCTGCTGCTGCATCTTCTTCACACTCTTCATCAGCTCCGCGTTGCTCTTGTTCAGCTGCTCCACCTGAAGCTCCAGCTCGCCCTGATCGCCCTCCATCTTCTTCTTGAGCCGCGCCGCCTCCGCCCGCGCCTTCACCTCCACGTCCAGACTGGCCTGCAGCGACTCCAGCGCCCTCTGGTGGCTCTTCCTACAGGAAAACAAACATACTCACTCAAACCTTCAATTAGaagtgaaatttaaaaaaaaaggaaaaacattttataataaagagcaaataaaaacattaaggctgttattatagttttattacAGAATATTTTGAactagcttttatttttatatttttagttttcatgttaattttagctACATTTTTTATAGTAATTTGTAGTAATTTGtcatttcatttaaatgatGATAACGCTGGTAATAATCAGATTTTCACTACACAATTATTGTGGGCAACAGATTTCACAATAATGATATTAAACTGCAATATCTATagtaattaactatattaaatcataattaaccctgtttattttgtatttttgttcagtTTCACGATATGAATGTTTCACACTCAGATACTGAAGCTGACAGATTAACAGAGAACAAGATGATGCAAGATAAAGTTACTCACCAGAATGATTAATCCATGTTAGTTAAAAGGCAGGAATTAAAGGACGAGGTGAAAAACAGAAGAATTAAAGGACTGAAATGTAAAAAGACAGTGTTGGTCAGAGTATTTCAGGGATGTGTTGATACCTGGCGGCCTCCGtctcctcctccttctcctGCAGTCTGCGCTCCATGTCTGCTCTGGCCTGAGACACCTCCAGCTGCAGACGCAGAACCTTCGTCTCCTCGGCCTGCAGACACACACCACATCTGAGGATTCTGATCTCCTCGCAACCACTAGACGGCACACTTTCACACTTTTTTTcattctgtggcagaaacaagcttccattctGTGCTTAGTTGACtgaatatttaatgcatgtaaaTTAGAATCATTAAAATTACCAAATATATTTTGAGAATGAATaggattttcagttttgtttaatAAGGTTAAGcttattttaagtattttaagttaaatttttTGGTTCAGTGAACCTCTTCTGTTAGCAGTGCTATAATTTAtcatatattatacatttctCAGTCATTTTAGTGCAATAATGGGCAACACTTCAAAAATATAACTAAATACTATAATGATGATGATACTTtgcaaatgttaaaaaatgaatacttattttcatcaaggatgcattaaattgatcaaaagtgacagtaaagacatttataatgttacaaaagattctgtttcaaataaatgctgttcttttgaactttctattcatcaaagaatcctgaataataaaatgtgtgACATACACATTATAGCTGTGGCCCTGccaaagacagacagatgctCTTTATTATGTTTGCATGTAtccataaaacaaaaaaattattaaattaaaaataaaaataaaatagaataaaatataaaatagaataaaatataaaatagaataaaattaaaaaatgtaaaaattaaatataaaatgaccaaattaaattaaaaataaaataataaaattaaattaataaaattaaaaataaaatagaaaatagaataaaataaaaataaaatgatcaaaataaaataaaaatagagcaaattggaataaaataaaacatgaaaataaagtttaaaatttaaaataaaattaaatataaaataaaataaaaataaaatattttatattttaaaaataaaaatgaataaaattaaataaaattaaaaataaaatagaataaaatataaaattaaataaaattaaaacttaaaattgcgtgtgagagagagagagagagagagagtgtatgtgtgtgtgtgtgtgtgtgtgtgtgtgtgtgtgtgtgtgtgtgtgtgtgtgtgtgtgtgtgtgtgtgtgtgtgtgtgtgtgtgtgtgtggaaactgtgatacattttatttttcaggattctttgatgaacaaaaagtttaaaagaacagcgtttatttgaaacagaatcttttgttacattataaatgtctttactgtcacttttgatcaatttaatgagtccttgatgaataaaacttTTGCACAGTAATGTATGACGGTTTCCACAgaaatctgaagcagcacaactgtgttcaacattgataataatcataaatgtttcttgagcatcaaatcatcatattagaatgatttctgaaggatcatgtgacactgaagactggagtaatgatgctgaaaattcagctttgatcacaggaataaattacactttactatatatttcacatagaaaacagctaatatttcacaatttttactgtattgttgatcaaataaacgcaggtttggtgagcagaagagactctttcacaaacattaaaaagtctcaCCTTCCCCAAACagttgaactgtagtgtataaatgtatttatatgacAGTTTTGTGAGATTTTTCTCTGTAATCATAAATCATCGAGTGGAAAAGGAAAATAACAGATGTGTTTGTCCAGACCTCTAGCGCTGCCTCAGACTCCTCAAGAGACGCCTGCAGCTCTTCCTTCTCCATCTCAATTTTCTTCTTCATTTTCTGAAGCTCATGGACGCTCTTCCCTCCGTCTGAGAGCTGGTCGGTAAGATCGGCGATCTCCTCTGAAAGTCACATGACGACACGTGGTTAGTTTATGATTACTGCAGTGCGATCACTGAGATCTGAAGAATCGTTCTCTCCAGCCATTATTGAGTCTCTTTGTTTCTGCTGGATGATCAACTAACTATGGTCTCAACGTGCAGCTATAAAACCAAACCCATAAAGACAGATCAGGACGGACATTCTGCAGTCGTAACGCTGTTTATATGagttctgtcatgttttctcatGGATCATAAcgaacatcagtgtttctgcaGTACGACGTGTCAGCGTTACCCTGGAAGGCCTTGTTTTCGCGGCGTAGAGCCTCGCTCTGCTCCACCGACTCCTCGTAGGCCGTTTTGATCTTGAAGAGCTCTGCGCCGTGCTGCCGGCTCTCCTTCTGACAGCTCTCCACCTCCGACAGCAGCTCCTCACACTTCTGCCTCCAGTCGCTCAGCTGCTTGTCCAGCATCCTCTGCTTCTTATCCAGCACTGCCGCCACATTATTGGCCTGGAGAAGGAAGAGGAAGAGTCATTACTAGTGGCCGTCCAGACGAGGAAGAGCAATGGTGTTTCATAAGGAGGCGAGCAGGCCTGCACAGTTAAACTGAGATACGGCTTAGTGTGATTATCATATCCCAAAGGCTGTTattgaatttaaatatatatgcgCTGTGTGTTTGAGAGTGAAGCGCAGCTCTGTGTTCATTTACACGCGAGCAGCTCTTGATCCGCCGGTGTTTTCAGCCCGTCTGAATCTGAGTTACAAACTTGTAATGAGAAGCTCTTACAAACTGAAGAGAAGCTTTAAGAGCTCCTGCGATCTAAATAAAAGTATGACTGTTTAACGTGAAAATGAGGAAACGAAGACAGTCATAAACATTAGTACTGTAATTTTGCAGCTGTACTGTGAAACAAAGTATTTTTAAGATCCGAATCTGGTGATTTTTGtaaacagatggatggatggatagacagaatgatgaatggatggatggatggataaatggatggatggatggatggatggatggacggatggataaatggatggatagacagaatgatggatggaacgatggatggatggatagacagatggatggatggatggataaacggatggatggatggatggatggatggatggatggatggatggatggataaatggatggatggatagacagatggatggatagacagatggatggatggatggatggatggatggatggataaacggatggatggatggatggacggatggataaatggatggatggatagacagaatgatggatggaacgatggatggatggatagacagatggatggatggatggatggatggatggatggatggatggatggatggatggatggatcgacagaatgatggatggaacgatggatggatggatagacagatggatggatggatggatggatggatcgacagaatgatggatggaacgatggatggatggatggatggatggatggatggatggacggatgatggatggatggatggatggatggatggatggatggataaatggatggatggatagacagatggatggatggaatgatggatggatggatagacagatggatggatggatggatggatggatagacagaatgatggatggaacgatggatggatggatagacagatggatggatggatggatggacggatggataaatggatggatgtatggacagaaagatggatggatggatggatggatgacagaaagatggatggatggatggatggacagaaagatggatggatggatggatggatggatggatagacagaatgatggatggaacgatggatggatggatagacagatggatggatggatggatggatggatggatggatcgacagaatgatggatggaacgatggatggatggatggatggatggatggatggatggatggatggatggatggacggatgatggatggatggatggatggatggatggatggatggataaatggatggatggatagacagatggatggatggatggatggatggataaatggatggatggatggatagacagaatgatggatggaacgatggatggatggatagaaagatggatggatggacggatggataaatggatggatggatagacagaatgatggatggaatgatggatggatggatagacagatggatggatggatggatggatggatggatggatcgacagaacgatggatggatggatagacagatggatggatggatagataaatggatggatgtaaggacagaaagatggatggatggatggataaatggatggatggatggacagaaagatggatggatggatggatggatggatggatggatggataaatggatggatgtatggacagaaagatggatggatggataaatggatggatgtatggattacagaaagatggatggatggatgtatggacagaaagatggatggatggatggatggatggatggatggatggattacagaaagatggatggatggatggatggatggatgtatggacagaaagatggatggatggatggatggatggatggatggatggatagatgacagaaagatggatggatggatggaatgataaatggatggatgtatggacagaaagatggatggatggatggatggatggatggatggatggatggatggacagaaagatggatggatggatggatgacagaaagatggatggatggatggaatgataaatggatggatggatggacagaaagatggatggatggatggacggatggataaatggatggatgtatggacagaaagatggatggatggatggatggatgaatgacagaaagatggatggatggatggatggacagaaagatggatggatggacagaaagatggatggatggatggatggatggacagaaagatggatggatggacagaaagatggatggatggatggataaatggatagatagatagatagatagatagatagatagatagatagatagatagatagatagatagatagatagatagatagatagatagatagatattcatCTGTATGGATCTGAGACACTCTGACCTTCTCCAGATCCACACTCAGCTCCTCCACCTCTCCCTGCAGCCTCTGCTTGGTCTTCTCCAGGCTGGAGCACTTGGCTTGTGTGGCCTCCACCGCCTCCTCCGCCTCCTGCAGCCGCGCCGACAGCTTCTTCCTGAAACACACACTCGTTACACTGATGTCTGACGGACGTAATGTGAGCGTCGTGCTCTTCATCATCTACAGGAGGACGCTGCTGCGCCCATTTGGATCAAATCTTaaaaatgggttgttcaaaagaaaaaaggatTCTGAAATGGGATTAGAACACATAATCCAGTCTTGGTTTTGATCTGGATCAACACTTCTAAGTAAGATTTAGTAAAAATAATCAGAATTGCGTCATTGCGTGTGTCGGAGCGTTTCCACCCCTGATGCATACTTGGCTTCCTCCAGCTCGTCGCAGTGCTGGATGGCGTCGGCCTCGTGGCGGCTCCTCCAGTGCGTCACCTCACTGTTGAGTTTGGAGACGAGCCGCTGCAGCTCCTGCTTGCTCTCCTGCTCCTCCTCCAGCTGCTCCTTCAGCACGTCACACTCCTGCCGCACCGCAGACAGACTGCTGCTCAACGCCGCTTTAGCCTGAACACACAATCACACCAACACGTCACTCACGGACCCGCTGAATCCTCGTCAGGGATAGATGGATCAAGCACACACACCTTGACCTCTTCATCAAACTGTTTCTTGAGGTCCTCATGTTGGGACATCAGCAGGGTTTTGGTTCGGCTCAGGTGGCTGCCCTTGTTCTCCACCTCCTCCATCTGCCTCACAAGCTCATTGTTTTCAGCTGCAAAGGCGAGTTGAACACTTTTAAACCACATTTAAGAACAGTTAATGAAATTCTCCCTGCCTCCACACTTTTGAACGCTGGTGTAATTCAGGCATTAATGTGAGAAGAGCGTCACCTGTGAGTCTGTTCTTGGTGGCAGTGACCTCACTGACGGTCTTCTGCAGCTCTTCGTTCCTGGCGTTGGCGTCGCACAGCAGCTCCTCCAGTTTCCTCAGCTGTGTGTCAGTCGATGCCTGAAGTGACACATGATCATACAGCATGACATTAGCTTTGAGTCAGCAGTTCATCTGTGCCTAACATGAGCTGATGAAAGGCCTGAGATGAGATCAAACAAGATCCATTCATTTCTTTTGCACAgagcaaaataagcaaaaagcatttaaaatagTCCTTGCTGAAACAGAACTGCTCAAACTAGTTTAAGGTGGTTTACTGGTCTTAAAGGTTCCAAACTTGACCAGTAGTTCCCaggaaagtcatgtgattttctGTGCATCTGGAGTGTCTCGGGCAGGATCAGCACGACTGACCTTGGCTTTCTGCAGCGTGTCGAG
Coding sequences within:
- the LOC125255504 gene encoding myosin-16 isoform X3, which translates into the protein MEKKVCVIQTDFHQCRPIIAIHSKPLAHVHPLQPRAQAEMRDRDELKKAIEQTDRLLSRVRQLEGENSELCKEKHEVFVRMRASSDSVVRKLSEDLTHKNDQVQKLLKEKEHLVELSQQAIEDLQCEEEKVNLLTKEKAKLKLQAEDLEYLLEQERKQRMDLEKSRRRLEGDGRNGMDNLTEMGKMRASLEEMIRRKDVEISTTSNRLEAEEALNAGLERKNKEFQVRIEELEEELEAERGLRAKVEKQRADLNRELDDLTDRLEEAGGATASQMEMNKKRELELQRLRRELDESAVQAEAMAAALRKRHSDALSELGEQCESLQRTRAKLEKEKQSLRLEVDDLAASLDTLQKAKASTDTQLRKLEELLCDANARNEELQKTVSEVTATKNRLTAENNELVRQMEEVENKGSHLSRTKTLLMSQHEDLKKQFDEEVKAKAALSSSLSAVRQECDVLKEQLEEEQESKQELQRLVSKLNSEVTHWRSRHEADAIQHCDELEEAKKKLSARLQEAEEAVEATQAKCSSLEKTKQRLQGEVEELSVDLEKANNVAAVLDKKQRMLDKQLSDWRQKCEELLSEVESCQKESRQHGAELFKIKTAYEESVEQSEALRRENKAFQEEIADLTDQLSDGGKSVHELQKMKKKIEMEKEELQASLEESEAALEAEETKVLRLQLEVSQARADMERRLQEKEEETEAARKSHQRALESLQASLDVEVKARAEAARLKKKMEGDQGELELQVEQLNKSNAELMKSVKKMQQQIKELQGQLEEEARVQEQLREEQTLLERRCTLLVTEGEESRAALDAAERIRKSLETELHETNDKYNQLDGQLQSVSSGKRKLEVDIQQLMQEHEELQTELRSANDKAKKSACEAARVAEELRVEQEHVTHLERVKKSLEQQIRDTSSRLEEAEQTAMKGGKKILQKLEARVKELELELDAEQKRHGETVKNLRKNERRLKELLFQTEEDQKNQQRMQELVERLQMKMRAYKRQVEEAEEQANVNLAKYRKTVHELDDAEERADIAESALTKIRTKSRGSFGKGYSSGYSTPYPGLVRSPGSVGSEGRGEKVMDDDESVSSLIPTYLNSIKKLMID
- the LOC125255504 gene encoding myosin-16 isoform X2 — translated: MDGVCQVVSVRRSLSDEQQVEAEHEDLDWDSFTTSVPLQQEQERLQRAEQRCEHLEAQVVGLEERLEEEEGAAAQLASQRQRLEAECCGLRRDLEELENTLTSVEKDKQSSDSVVRKLSEDLTHKNDQVQKLLKEKEHLVELSQQAIEDLQCEEEKVNLLTKEKAKLKLQAEDLEYLLEQERKQRMDLEKSRRRLEGDGRNGMDNLTEMGKMRASLEEMIRRKDVEISTTSNRLEAEEALNAGLERKNKEFQVRIEELEEELEAERGLRAKVEKQRADLNRELDDLTDRLEEAGGATASQMEMNKKRELELQRLRRELDESAVQAEAMAAALRKRHSDALSELGEQCESLQRTRAKLEKEKQSLRLEVDDLAASLDTLQKAKASTDTQLRKLEELLCDANARNEELQKTVSEVTATKNRLTAENNELVRQMEEVENKGSHLSRTKTLLMSQHEDLKKQFDEEVKAKAALSSSLSAVRQECDVLKEQLEEEQESKQELQRLVSKLNSEVTHWRSRHEADAIQHCDELEEAKKKLSARLQEAEEAVEATQAKCSSLEKTKQRLQGEVEELSVDLEKANNVAAVLDKKQRMLDKQLSDWRQKCEELLSEVESCQKESRQHGAELFKIKTAYEESVEQSEALRRENKAFQEEIADLTDQLSDGGKSVHELQKMKKKIEMEKEELQASLEESEAALEAEETKVLRLQLEVSQARADMERRLQEKEEETEAARKSHQRALESLQASLDVEVKARAEAARLKKKMEGDQGELELQVEQLNKSNAELMKSVKKMQQQIKELQGQLEEEARVQEQLREEQTLLERRCTLLVTEGEESRAALDAAERIRKSLETELHETNDKYNQLDGQLQSVSSGKRKLEVDIQQLMQEHEELQTELRSANDKAKKSACEAARVAEELRVEQEHVTHLERVKKSLEQQIRDTSSRLEEAEQTAMKGGKKILQKLEARVKELELELDAEQKRHGETVKNLRKNERRLKELLFQTEEDQKNQQRMQELVERLQMKMRAYKRQVEEAEEQANVNLAKYRKTVHELDDAEERADIAESALTKIRTKSRGSFGKGYSSGYSTPYPGLVRSPGSVGSEGRGEKVMDDDESVSSLIPTYLNSIKKLMID
- the LOC125255504 gene encoding myosin-16 isoform X1, coding for MEKKVCVIQTDFHQCRPIIAIHSKPLAHVHPLQPRAQAEMRDRDELKKAIEQTDRLLSRVRQLEGENSELCKEKHEVFVRMRAEQERLQRAEQRCEHLEAQVVGLEERLEEEEGAAAQLASQRQRLEAECCGLRRDLEELENTLTSVEKDKQSSDSVVRKLSEDLTHKNDQVQKLLKEKEHLVELSQQAIEDLQCEEEKVNLLTKEKAKLKLQAEDLEYLLEQERKQRMDLEKSRRRLEGDGRNGMDNLTEMGKMRASLEEMIRRKDVEISTTSNRLEAEEALNAGLERKNKEFQVRIEELEEELEAERGLRAKVEKQRADLNRELDDLTDRLEEAGGATASQMEMNKKRELELQRLRRELDESAVQAEAMAAALRKRHSDALSELGEQCESLQRTRAKLEKEKQSLRLEVDDLAASLDTLQKAKASTDTQLRKLEELLCDANARNEELQKTVSEVTATKNRLTAENNELVRQMEEVENKGSHLSRTKTLLMSQHEDLKKQFDEEVKAKAALSSSLSAVRQECDVLKEQLEEEQESKQELQRLVSKLNSEVTHWRSRHEADAIQHCDELEEAKKKLSARLQEAEEAVEATQAKCSSLEKTKQRLQGEVEELSVDLEKANNVAAVLDKKQRMLDKQLSDWRQKCEELLSEVESCQKESRQHGAELFKIKTAYEESVEQSEALRRENKAFQEEIADLTDQLSDGGKSVHELQKMKKKIEMEKEELQASLEESEAALEAEETKVLRLQLEVSQARADMERRLQEKEEETEAARKSHQRALESLQASLDVEVKARAEAARLKKKMEGDQGELELQVEQLNKSNAELMKSVKKMQQQIKELQGQLEEEARVQEQLREEQTLLERRCTLLVTEGEESRAALDAAERIRKSLETELHETNDKYNQLDGQLQSVSSGKRKLEVDIQQLMQEHEELQTELRSANDKAKKSACEAARVAEELRVEQEHVTHLERVKKSLEQQIRDTSSRLEEAEQTAMKGGKKILQKLEARVKELELELDAEQKRHGETVKNLRKNERRLKELLFQTEEDQKNQQRMQELVERLQMKMRAYKRQVEEAEEQANVNLAKYRKTVHELDDAEERADIAESALTKIRTKSRGSFGKGYSSGYSTPYPGLVRSPGSVGSEGRGEKVMDDDESVSSLIPTYLNSIKKLMID